GAACAGCTTCGGCGTGGTCTCGTTCACCCGTACGTCGGTGCACTGCGCGGACAGGATGGTGGCGACCGCCAGCTCCAGCGGGTTGGTGAAGTCCAGCTCACAGTGCGCGTCCGGGTGGATGACGGCGAGTTCGCGCGCCATCCGCCGCACCCGCCGCTTACGCGCCAGCGCCGTCTCGCCGTTCACCGTGACCGTCACGGCAGAGAGCCTACGTCGCGGGTGCGCCGATCGACCCGTCCGCGCTCACCACCGCGCCGTTCGCGCCGAAGTCCTCCTCGGTCATCTGCCGGAGCAGGCCGAGCGCGCGGTCCTTGGGGTCGGGCTGCGGGATGCCGTACGAGCCGCTGAAGTAGGTGGAGTGGAACCGCCCGGAGACGAAGCCGCCGTCCTTGCTCAGCGAGACCTGCAGCACGCCGCCCCAGCCGACCCGGCCGTTGCTGCTCAGCTGGCCGCCGCCGGCGAAGTTGCCCAGGCTGTACGCGATGAGCCGGCCCTTGTAGAACTCCAGGCCGCGGACCACGTGCGGGCCGTGCCCGATGATGAGGTCGGCACCGGCGTCGATGACCGCGCGGGAGAAGGCGACCGGGTTGCCCCGGTTCTCGCCCAGGAAGGTCTCGGTGCCCGGCCGGACGTGGCTCTTGTCCGCACCCTCGGCGCCCATGTGCACCTGGACCACCACGATGTCGGCCCGCTCCGCGGCCTTGGCCACGACCTTCTTCGCCGCGGTGAGATTGATCAGGCTGTTGTTGCCCGAGTACGACGAGAAGCCGAGCACGGCCACCTTCACGCCCTTGACCTCGGCGATGGTGATCTGGCCGGTCTCCCCGGTGTGCTGCAGCCCGGCGGCCTCCAGCGCGCGCTGGGTGTTGGTGAACCCGGCCGTGCCGTAGTCGCGTGCGTGGTTGTTGGCCGTGTTGAGCAGGTCGAACCCGGCGTCCTTGAGATGCTGGGCGTAGCGCGGGGGCACCCGGAACTGGTGGCAGTTGTTCTTCGTCGGGCTGGCGCCGGGGCTGGGCGTCGCGTTCGGCACCGGGGACGGCTTCGGCGGGCACTTGCCCGAGCCGGTCTCCTCGGTGATGGGCTGCTCCAGGTTGCCCATCACCAGGTCGGCGGGCAGCAGCGCCTTGATCTTGTCGAAGTAACCCTTGCCGTCGCGCGGCGGCAGGTGCCCCGGCGCGTCGCCCATGATGATGTCGCCGGTCGCGGACAGGCTGATCGTCTCGCCCACCGGGGCCGGAGCCCCCTGCGACGGCTCGGCGGCCGCGCCCGCCGGCGGGTGCCACAGCGCCTCGGCGCCCTCGGCCGACGAGTTCACGGCGGTGAGCGCGACTCCGGCTACTGTGACAAGGAGCACGATCGCGCCCGCGGCGGAGACCCCCCGGCGCGCGCGCAGCGCTCCCACGAGCCGGTCCAGGGTGGAGCGGGGCGGGGTTTGGGCGGCGGGGGCGGGGGTATCGGCCGGGCTCAGGGGGTGTATGGACATCGCCGGGCACTCTACCCGGAGGCGGCGACGACCGGCACCGGTCGCCGATGCAGGATTCTGGGGGTTGGCGTCCGGTTGCCGCCTGTGTGCGCCTAGACTGACCTCGCGCGGCGTACGGGTAGCGACGAGTCAATCAACGGTGTGCCCACGCATCCGCGTCGATGGAGGGATGGCGATGGACGAGGTGCTGGCTCGCAGCGGAATCTTCCAGGGTGTCGACCCGGAGGCCGCTGAAGCGCTCGCTCGTGAGATGGAGACGATCGAGATCCGCAAGGGCGAGATCGTATTCAACGAGGGCGAGCCGGGTGACAGTCTCTATATCGTACTCTCCGGCAAGATCAAGTTGGGACGGCGCGCCGCCGACGGCCGGCAGAACCTGGTCTCCGTGATGGGCCCGTCCGACATGCTCGGCGAGCTGTCGCTGTTCGACCCCGGCCCGCGCACCGCGACCGCCACCGCCGTCACCGACGTGCGCCTGGCCCGGCTGCGCAAGCAGGCGCTGCGGCCCTGGCTGAACAACCGGCCGGAGATCGCCGAGCAGCTGCTGCGCGTGCTGGCCCGCCGACTGCGCCGCACCAACGACGCGCTCGCCGACCTGATCTTCACCGACGTGCCCGGCCGCGTCGCCAAGAACCTGCTGCAGATGGCGGGCCGCTTCGGCACCCGCGACGGCGGCGTGCTGCGGGTGACGCACGACCTCACCCAGGAGGAACTGGCGCAGCTCGTCGGCGCCTCCCGCGAGACGGTGAACAAGGCCCTGGCCGACTTCGCCTCGCGCGGCTGGCTGCGCCTCGACGGCAAGAGCGTCATCATCCTCGACCCCGAGCGCCTCGCCCGCCGCGCCCGCGTCTGACCCGGGGCCCCTTTCGGGCGCAAGTCTTGAAGAGTCGCGGCCTCAGGTGCTACCTGGGGCCGCGAGTCGTTAAGCGTTGCGGCAGAGAGCGTTAGAATGGGGCGAAACAGGACATAGCCGGGCGTTTTGCCTGGTCAAAGTGTCGGGAACCGGTCGCCGACATGTCAGCGGACCGAGGGCTTCGTTGGTCCGAGTGGTCGCGAACCTCGCAATTCAGGTGCGGCTAGACGTGTCCACAGTGACCGATCGTGCGGTGACCGAACGCCTGTGCCTGGGCGGATGGACACCTCTCGCACCGCCTCGATCGGTCGGTCGGAAGTCTCCGACGATCGAAAGAGGTCCCTACCACTATGAACACGTGGGTTCGACGCTCACTCAAGGCCGGCGCGCTCACCGCCGGCGCGGTCATGGCCACCGGCACCGCCGCGTACGCCGAGACCACCGTGATCAGTGCGGGCAACACCGGCGTGCTGAACGGCACCCAGGTCTTCGCTCCGATCCAGGCTCCGATCAACCTCTGCGGCGTGGCCGCGAGTGTGGGCGGCGACGCGATCGCCGGGTGCCAGGGCGGCAGCGCCGCCGAGCTGGAGGGCGTGTACGACGTCCGGATGCTGAGCACCGACAACCACGGCATCCTCAACGGCACGCAGGTCTTCGCCCCGATCCAGGCCCCGATCAACGTCTGCGGCGTGGCCGCGGGTGTGCTCGGCAACGCCGCGGCGTGGTGCGAGGGCGGCGCGTCCGCCGAGATCGGCGGCAAGCACAAGCACAAGCCGAAGCACCACGGCTGCGACGACCACTGCGACCACGACGACAGCGACGGGTACAGCCGCGAGTCGGCCGAGTCGGGCGACCTGCTGGGCGGCCTGCCGCTGCTGGGCGGCCTCACCAACGGCGGCCTGCCGCTGGTCGGCGGCCTCACCAACGGCGGCCTGCCGGTCGTCGGCGACCTCACCAAGGGCGGCCTGCCGGTGGTCGGCAGCCTGACCAAGGGCGGCCTGCCGGTCGTCGGCTCGCTGCTGGGCGGCCCGAGTGTGGCGCGCGGCGCCGACGCGATCGACCTCGACTCGATCGACGGCGTCGGCACGGTCGGCCGCTTCGACACCGAGAGCGACGACGCCGTGGACAACACCAGCACGGGCGGCACCGGCGGCGGCAGCGAGCACAAGTGCAACACCGGCTGCGGCGGCAACGGCGGCGGCGGCGGCCACAACCACCACCCGCGCCCGAAGCCGAAGCCGCGCCCGCAGCCCTGCCCGGACCACGGCCACTCGCACGGCCACCACGGCCACGGCAAGGACGTGACGCTGATCAGCGCCGGCAACTCCGGCATCCTGAACGGCACCCAGGTGTACGCGCCGATCCAGATCCCGGTCGACGTCAGCGGCGTCGCGATCGGCGTGCTGGGCAACGCGGCCGCGTGGAGCACCGGCGGCGCCTCGGCGCAGCAGTAGCCGTCCGGCCTGCCGGCGGGCACGGCCCACGATGACTTTCCCCGTCACCCGCGGACCGGAACCGGCGAAACACTGCACCCGCCTCACCCGCCGACAGGCCGGCACCAGCGCGAAACCCTTTCGCTGACGACCCTCGCGCTGGCCCAGCACCACCAGGACGTCCCCCGGGACCGGGCACCCATCCAGCCCACCGCCCGGGGGACGTCCCTTTTCGTCCCCGTCCCGTCGTCATCCTGAGGGGTGGCGTTCAACGACCCGCGCCCTCAGAGCTGCTCCGAGGGCGCGGGTCTTTGCGAGTCTGGGGCAGAAAAGGGCAGGTCAGGCGGGGGTGAGGACGGCCAGGAGGGCACCGGTGTCGACGAGTACGCCGGGGCGGACCGTGACCGCCGCGACGACGCCGTCGGCGGGGGCGTGCACCGGGTGCTCCAGCTTCATCGCCTCCAGGGTGAGCAGCAGGTCACCGGCGCCGACGCGCTGGCCGGGGGCGACCAGGACCCGCCCGACCGCGCCGGGCAGCGGGGCGGTCAGCGAGCCCTCCTCCAGCTCCTGCACCGGCACCGGGAAGCGGGGCAGCCGGCGCAGCGAGAGGGAGCCCTCGGCGCTGTCCACGTACGCGGTCTCGCCGACCTCGTGCACGTGCAGGGCCAGCCGGATGCCAGCCACGTCCAGCACGACCTCGTCGGGGGAGGCGGACAGGACCGCGACCGGCGGGTGGTCGTCGACGGGCCCGGACGGGCCGAGCCCGGCCAGGTCGAGCTCCTCGGGGTCGACGGCGCGGACCCACCACTGGGCCAGCGCCCCGGACGGGTCGAGGCGGTACCCGACCTCGACCGGACCGGCGGGGCCGTCGTACACGACGCTCTGCGCCACGGTGGGCACGTTGCGCCAGCCGGACGGGATGCCGCGCTGCACCGGGGCCTGCGCCCGGCGCCGGGCAGCGGCCGCGAGCGCGGCGGCCAGGCAGCTCAGCCGGACGGCCTCCACGGAGGACAGCAGCGGCGCGAACACCTCGGGCTGCCGGTCGAGCAGGCCGGTGTCGATCTGCCCGGTGAGGAAGGCGGGGTGGCGCAGCACGCGTACCAGCAGATCCCGGTTGGTGACCAGGCCGTGGATGCGGGTCCGCGCCAGCGTGCCGGCCAGCATGCGGGCGGCCTCGTAGCGGGTGGGCGCCCAGGCGACGAGCTTGGCCAGCAGCGAGTCGTAGTGCACACCGACCACCGTGCCGGGCTCGACACCCGAGTCGACGCGCAGGCCGGGCTGGAGCATGGGCCGGAAACGGGCGGACACCTCGGGCACCTCGAACCGGTGCACCTGCCCGGTGGCGGGCAGCCAGTTGCTGGCCGGGTCCTCGGCGCACAGCCGCACCTCGATGGCGTGCCCGCGCATCGGCGGCGCGGACAGGAACGGCAGCTGCCCGCCCTCGGCCAGGAACATCTGCAGCCGGACCAGGTCGAAGCCGGTGACGCACTCGGTCACCGGGTGCTCGACCTGCAGCCGGGTGTTCATCTCCAGGAAGTAGAACTCGCCGTCGGGGCTGAGCAGGAACTCCACCGTGCCGATGCCGACGTACCCGATGGCCTCGGCGACCAGGACCGCGGCAGCGCACAGGTTCTCGCGCAGCTCGGGCGAGACGGCGGGGGACGGCGCCTCCTCGATGATCTTCTGGTGCCGGCGCTGGATGGAGCACTCGCGCTCGCCCAGGGTGACCGTGTTGCCGTGCTGGTCGGCGACGATCTGCACCTCGATGTGGCGGGCCTGCTCGACGTAACGCTCGCAGAACACGGCCGAGTCGCCGAACGCGCCGAACGCCTCGCGGCGGGCCGAGGAGACCGCCTCGGCCAGTGAGTCGGCGTCGCGCACGACCCGCATGCCGCGCCCGCCGCCCCCGACGGCGGCCTTGACCAGCACCGGGAACTCGTCCACGGCGGCCGGGTCGGTCCAGCTCGGCAGCACCGGCACCTCGGCTTCGGCCAGCAGCAGCTTGGCGTCGACCTTGGAGGCCATCACCGAGATCACCTTCGCGGGCGGGCCGACCCAGGTCAGCCCGGCGTCGGCCACCGCGGCGGCGAAGTCGGCGTTCTCGGCGAGGAAGCCGTAGCCGGGGTGGATGGCGTCGGCCCCGGTCTTGCGGGCGGCCGCGAGGATCAGGTCCCCGCGCAGGTAGGTGGCGCTGGGCGCGGAGCCCGGCAGCTGCACCGCGTAATCGGCCTCGGCCACGTACGGGGAGTCGGTGTCGGCGATGGAGTAGACCGCGACGGTCTCCACCCCCACGGCCCGGCACGTGGCGAAGATGCGCCGGGCGATCTCGCCCCGGTTCGCCACCAGCAGCCTGCGGATCATGACGCCACCTCCCGTTCGGCCACGTGACCCGGCACGCCGCGGCGGGCCGCCGACGCGCTCACCGACAGGCAGATGCCCAGCACGGTACGGGTGTCACGCGGGTCGATCACGCCGTCGTACGGCTCGTTGGTCAGATCCCCCACCGGCCAGGCGAACCGGAAGCCCGGCCCGGCCAGCGTCCAGGCGCCCGGGTCCACGCCGAGCACCAGCGTCATCCGGTCGGCCTGGGACAGCGCGCGCAGCAGCGGCGCGGACGCGTCGGGCGCGGTCTCCACCACCGGGTTGGCCAGCACCAGCACCGGCACGCCCGCGTTGGCGGCCAGCCGGGCCAGCTCCACGCCCTTGTCCGCCGACTCGGCGTCGACGGCGAGGCCGGTCGCGGCAAGCACCGCGACCCGGTGCCCGTGCACCGCGCCGAACCCGGCCAGCACCGCCGGACCCCGCTGCGGCCGGAACTCGTCCAGGTCGGACCCGTCGAGCACGCGTGCCAGCACCTCTCGCGGCTCGGTCACCCCGCGCGGGTCGGCGCTGGCCACCGCGAGCAGCTCCTCGGCCTCGAAGCGCGGCGGCGCGTCCGGCCGGGCGGCTCCGGCCGGCGGGCTCTCGGCGGGACGCGGCCCGTGCCGGAACGTCACGAGCTGCCGTACGGTCTGCCGGAGCAGGCGCAGCGCGTCCCGCTCGTCCTCGGCGACCACGTCCACCCGGGTCGCGTCGCCGCGCCCGCGCACGGTGAGCGCATGGTCGGCCAGGTCGGGCAGCGGGGCGAGCCAGGCGTCCAGCGGGCCGAACACGGCGCAGAGCACCGGCGCCGCCATCCGGCTCAGCCGCGCGAAGCTCGGGTCGGGCGCTCCGGTGCCGCGCTCGTCGTCGGCGGTCGACTCCAGCAGCAGCACCAGCGGCAGCAGGTGGCGTGCGGCCAGCTCGACCGCGCGCGCGAACTTGCGCCGGCCCGCCGTGGACGGCCCGCCGACCCGTACGGTCGGATCGTTGGCGATCAGCATGCACTCGATGCCGTCGACGACGCCGAGCGCCGTGACGAGACCGGCCCCGGCGGGCTCGCCGGTCTCCCGGCCGGCCGTCGCGGCGAGTTCCAGCAGCGCCGTGTCGGTGTCCACGAGCAGCTCGATGCGCTCGCGCGGCAGCAGCTTGCCGCGGGCGTGGTGGCGGGTCACCTCCTTCTCGCCGCCGCCGTCACGGGCTTGCCCGTGCGCGTGGTCCAGCGCGCGCAGCGCCGCCTGGGCGGTGCTCCGGTTGTCGAGGAAGGAGGGCGCGCGGGGATCCAGCGCGGTGTCGAGAGTCGCCATGGTGAACCTGCTCTCCGTGCTCCACCGCTTGTTGACACCAGAGCAACGAGTGGTTCAAGGAGCGCGACACGCACCCGGCGGCGCGTCGTGGGCGACCGTCAGCGGCCGAACAGGTTGTCGATCAGGTTCGTGAAGAAGCCGGGGCGCTGCACGGGGACCGTGGGCGGGTCGATGTTCGACACGTCCATCGTCGACTGCTCCTCCTGCGTGGGACCGTCGAGGTCCACCGAGGCGAGCAGCTCCTCCAGCGCGCGGGCGGTGGGGCGCTTGTCCGGGTCGTTCTCCATGCCCTGGCGCAGCACGGCGCACAGCGCCAGGGGCACCTCGGGCAGGTCCGGCACGGGCTGGGCGAACATCTCGATCAGCGTGAGCAGGCCGGGCGGGTGGTCGGGCTCCCAGCGCGGCGGCGCGCCCCGCAGCAGGGCGTACAGGGTGGCGCAGAGGGCGTACACGTCGCCGGGCGGGCCGGGCTCGGCGCGGCGGAACGCCTCCGGCGGCGCGTACGCCGGGGTCATCACGTCCAGGGTGATGTCCGGGTCGCGGATCTCGGCGAGGATGGCCAGCCCGAAGTCGGCCAGC
The Catellatospora sp. IY07-71 DNA segment above includes these coding regions:
- a CDS encoding CapA family protein → MSIHPLSPADTPAPAAQTPPRSTLDRLVGALRARRGVSAAGAIVLLVTVAGVALTAVNSSAEGAEALWHPPAGAAAEPSQGAPAPVGETISLSATGDIIMGDAPGHLPPRDGKGYFDKIKALLPADLVMGNLEQPITEETGSGKCPPKPSPVPNATPSPGASPTKNNCHQFRVPPRYAQHLKDAGFDLLNTANNHARDYGTAGFTNTQRALEAAGLQHTGETGQITIAEVKGVKVAVLGFSSYSGNNSLINLTAAKKVVAKAAERADIVVVQVHMGAEGADKSHVRPGTETFLGENRGNPVAFSRAVIDAGADLIIGHGPHVVRGLEFYKGRLIAYSLGNFAGGGQLSSNGRVGWGGVLQVSLSKDGGFVSGRFHSTYFSGSYGIPQPDPKDRALGLLRQMTEEDFGANGAVVSADGSIGAPAT
- a CDS encoding Crp/Fnr family transcriptional regulator produces the protein MDEVLARSGIFQGVDPEAAEALAREMETIEIRKGEIVFNEGEPGDSLYIVLSGKIKLGRRAADGRQNLVSVMGPSDMLGELSLFDPGPRTATATAVTDVRLARLRKQALRPWLNNRPEIAEQLLRVLARRLRRTNDALADLIFTDVPGRVAKNLLQMAGRFGTRDGGVLRVTHDLTQEELAQLVGASRETVNKALADFASRGWLRLDGKSVIILDPERLARRARV
- a CDS encoding chaplin family protein; the encoded protein is MNTWVRRSLKAGALTAGAVMATGTAAYAETTVISAGNTGVLNGTQVFAPIQAPINLCGVAASVGGDAIAGCQGGSAAELEGVYDVRMLSTDNHGILNGTQVFAPIQAPINVCGVAAGVLGNAAAWCEGGASAEIGGKHKHKPKHHGCDDHCDHDDSDGYSRESAESGDLLGGLPLLGGLTNGGLPLVGGLTNGGLPVVGDLTKGGLPVVGSLTKGGLPVVGSLLGGPSVARGADAIDLDSIDGVGTVGRFDTESDDAVDNTSTGGTGGGSEHKCNTGCGGNGGGGGHNHHPRPKPKPRPQPCPDHGHSHGHHGHGKDVTLISAGNSGILNGTQVYAPIQIPVDVSGVAIGVLGNAAAWSTGGASAQQ
- a CDS encoding biotin carboxylase N-terminal domain-containing protein, which codes for MIRRLLVANRGEIARRIFATCRAVGVETVAVYSIADTDSPYVAEADYAVQLPGSAPSATYLRGDLILAAARKTGADAIHPGYGFLAENADFAAAVADAGLTWVGPPAKVISVMASKVDAKLLLAEAEVPVLPSWTDPAAVDEFPVLVKAAVGGGGRGMRVVRDADSLAEAVSSARREAFGAFGDSAVFCERYVEQARHIEVQIVADQHGNTVTLGERECSIQRRHQKIIEEAPSPAVSPELRENLCAAAVLVAEAIGYVGIGTVEFLLSPDGEFYFLEMNTRLQVEHPVTECVTGFDLVRLQMFLAEGGQLPFLSAPPMRGHAIEVRLCAEDPASNWLPATGQVHRFEVPEVSARFRPMLQPGLRVDSGVEPGTVVGVHYDSLLAKLVAWAPTRYEAARMLAGTLARTRIHGLVTNRDLLVRVLRHPAFLTGQIDTGLLDRQPEVFAPLLSSVEAVRLSCLAAALAAAARRRAQAPVQRGIPSGWRNVPTVAQSVVYDGPAGPVEVGYRLDPSGALAQWWVRAVDPEELDLAGLGPSGPVDDHPPVAVLSASPDEVVLDVAGIRLALHVHEVGETAYVDSAEGSLSLRRLPRFPVPVQELEEGSLTAPLPGAVGRVLVAPGQRVGAGDLLLTLEAMKLEHPVHAPADGVVAAVTVRPGVLVDTGALLAVLTPA
- a CDS encoding carboxyl transferase domain-containing protein, whose amino-acid sequence is MATLDTALDPRAPSFLDNRSTAQAALRALDHAHGQARDGGGEKEVTRHHARGKLLPRERIELLVDTDTALLELAATAGRETGEPAGAGLVTALGVVDGIECMLIANDPTVRVGGPSTAGRRKFARAVELAARHLLPLVLLLESTADDERGTGAPDPSFARLSRMAAPVLCAVFGPLDAWLAPLPDLADHALTVRGRGDATRVDVVAEDERDALRLLRQTVRQLVTFRHGPRPAESPPAGAARPDAPPRFEAEELLAVASADPRGVTEPREVLARVLDGSDLDEFRPQRGPAVLAGFGAVHGHRVAVLAATGLAVDAESADKGVELARLAANAGVPVLVLANPVVETAPDASAPLLRALSQADRMTLVLGVDPGAWTLAGPGFRFAWPVGDLTNEPYDGVIDPRDTRTVLGICLSVSASAARRGVPGHVAEREVAS